The genomic segment TCTTCCTGGCCGCTGCAACCGCGGGTGCGCTCGCGCAGATCGAGGTCGGCGCCGTTATGACCGTTCATGTAATCGCTGATGACCGGCAAGCGCCATGGGCGTGTATCGAGTGAAGGACGGCACATCAGCAGGGCCTTGGTGTACGGGTCTTGCGGTGCTTCAAAGATTTGCCGCACGTCGCCTTTTTCACGCACTTCGCCATGACGCATCACGATGACTTCGTCCGCGATTTCGCCCACCAGCGCCAGGTCATGGGTAATGAACAGCACCGACATCTTGTGGCGTTTGCGCAGCGCTTCGATGAGGTCGATGATCTGCTTCTGGATCGTGACGTCGAGCGCGGTGGTTGGTTCATCGGCAATCAGCAGCTTCGGCTCGCAAGCGATCGCCATGGCGATCATCACGCGTTGCTGCTGGCCGCCCGACATTTGGCTTGGGTAGGCATCGATCTTGGTGGCCGGCGAAGGAATTCCGACTTCCTCCAGCAGCGCAATCGCGCGGGCCCGTGCCTGCTTGGGGTTCATGCCCATATGCAGTTGCAGCACTTCGCCGATCTGGAAGCCGACCGTGAAGACTGGATTGAGCGAGGTCATCGGCTCCTGGAAAATCATCGAGATTTCCTTGCCGCACATGTCGCGCCGTTCTTCCAGCGACATGGCTAGCAGGTTGCGGCCTTCGAACTCGATCACGCTGGTAGGCGCGATGCTGGAGTTATCCTTTGGCAGCAGACCCATCACCGCCAGCGAGCTGACCGACTTGCCGCTGCCGGATTCGCCGACCAGCGCCACGGTGGTGTTGCGCGGAATGTCGAAGGAGATGCCCTTGACGGTTTCCACCATGGTTTTTTTGTCGCTGCGGAAACTGACGCGCAGGTCGCGCACGCGCAGTAGCGGCTGTGCGTTGTCTTGTTGGTTTTGGTTAGTAGAATCCATGATGTTTCCTATTTCAGCTTCGGATCAAGGGCGTCGCGCAGCGCATCGGTGAACAGCGAGAAGGCCGTCACCAGGATCGCCATGGCGATACTCGCAGCAGCCAGCTGCCACCATTTGCCCAGAATTAATTCGTTTTGTGCTTCGTTCAGCATGCTGCCCCAGGAGACGACGCCGACCGGCACGCCGAAACCGAGGAAGCTCAAGATCACTTCCGACTTGATGAAGCCGACCACCGAAATCGACAACTGCACCAGCGAGACGTGACTGACGTTAGGGAAGATATGGCCGAACATCTTGCTCCAGTGGCTGGCGCCAATGGCATCCGCCGCCATCACGTATTCACGCGACTTGTGTTTCATGTATTCGGCGCGGATCAGGCGGTAGGTGCCGGTCCAGCCGGTCAGGCCGAGAATCAGCACGATTGCCGTCACGCCCTTTTGCTGCAGCACTGCGGCCACCGCCAGGATCAGCAACAAGTAAGGAATCGAGGTGAAGATGCTGTAGAACCAGTTGAAAGCATCATCGATCCAGCCGCCGAAGTAACCGGATACTGCGCCGAAAATGGTGCCCAAGGCGACTGCCAGCAAAGCGGAAACCAGGCCGACGATGATGGAAGTCTCCGCGCCCTTGATGGTTTTCTTGATGATGTCATGTCCCCATTTGTCGGCGCCGAACGGCAGCGTCTGTTTGCGGATCAGGGTGGCGCTGGCGCCTTTCTTTGCCAGCTCGGCGCGGATTTCCGCCATTTCAGCGGCCAGTGGATCGGCAATGCCGTAGTCGTTGGCGACTACCGGCGGTGGCGCTGCCGCGGTGCCGCTCTTGCGCAGGTCGCGCAGGATGTCGCGCAGCGGATCGACCGGATTTTCAGGCGGGGGTGCTTCGACTACAGCATCGTTGTCGGAGAAGCCGCGTTCGGCGTCGGTTTGCGCTCCCATGAAGGTTGGCGGCGCATAGTTGACGCCGACTTCCTTCGACCAGTCGCTGGCGATCAGGCCGCTGGCAGACAGCGCCAGCATGACCAGGTACAGGCCGACTACGGCCAGCGCCGCCATCGCTACATGATCGGCGCGCAAACGGCGCCAGGCCAGGGCCCACAGGCCGGGTGAATGGGCGCCGGTTGCGGCGGTATTGAGTGCTACTGTGGTTGCCGGCGCCGCTTGGGTAGGGGCCGAATGGATACTTTGAGTCATGTCGGCTCCTACTTCAGTTGAACGCGTGGGTCGACAGCTTGGTACAGCAAGTCAGTCAACAGGTTGAATATCATGGTGGCGGCGGCGACATAAATCGTGATCGCCTTGATCACCGGGAAATCGCTGCGTTCAACAGCAAGAATCACTTCGCGGCCGATGCCAGGAATCGAGAAGAAGCGCTCGATCAGGAAGGCGCCGATCAGCAAGGCAGGCAGGTTCGACATGACGTTGGTGATGATAGGAATCGCAGCATTACGCAGTACATGCACCCACAGGATGCGACGTTCCTTGACACCCTTGGCGCGTGCGGTGCGGACGTAGTCCTGGTTGACTTCATCCAGCACGAAGGTGCGGTACAGGCGCAGACTAGGCGCGATACTCACCGCCAGCATGATCAGGATCGGCAGGAGAGAGTAGTGGAACAGGTTTTCGGTGAAATGGTTACCCCAGCCTTGCACCGGGAACATGCCAAGTTTGTAGGCGAACCAGTATTGGAACAGGATGATGTAGACCAGGATACTGATCGACATGCCGACGGTGCAAGCCACCATCACCATGCGGTCAGTCTTGGAGCCGCGCACGAAGGCCACGGCCAGCGCCAGCGCCACCGCGATCAGGGTTTCCAGGATGGTCAGCGGGATCAGCACGGTCATGGAAGGACCGAGGCGGGTCAGGATGACGTTGGCCACCGATTCACCGGTACTCCAGCTGTTGCCGAAGTTGAAGGTGACGATCTGCTTGATGAAGATCCACAGCTGGATGTAGTACGGCTGGTCGATACCCAGCTGGGTACGGATATTGGCAATCTGTTGCGGGTTGGACATCTTCCCGGCCAGGATGTAGGCCGGGTCGCCCCCGACCCAGTTGAACAGGAAAAATACCAGTACGATAACGCCGAGCATGGTCGGCAGCATTTGCCAGAGTCGGCGCAGGATATAAGCGGTCATGATGGTTCCTTAGTCAGGCTTAATGCAGGCGCTGGCCTGAGATTTCGTCAAAGAATGCCTTGCTGTTCGGCTCGCGGCCGAGGAAGCTGCTGACCATTTCGCCAGCTGGCTTTTCAGCACCGCGCGACAAGATGTCCTGGCGATACAGATGGCCGACTTCAGGGTTCATCAGCTTACCGTTATAACGCGACAGCATATCCAGCGCCAGCACTTCCGACCACATGTAGCCATAGTAGCCGGCTGCGTAGCCACCCATCAGATGGCCGAACTGGCCCGGGAATTCAGTACCGGGTACATAGCCCAGCGGCGTTGCGCCTTCCATTTGCTGCCAGACTGCCAACGGTTGTTCCTTGTCGGCTTTGTCGTTGTGGATGGTCATGTCGTAGCTCGCGTACAGCAACTGGCGCGCATAGCGTATGCCGCGGCCATAGTTGTGGGCAGCGGTCAGGCGCGCCAGCAAGGCGTCGTCGATCGTTGGGCAGGCGGTCTTGCAGAAGCCGGCCAGCAGGGTCAGCGATTCTTTGCGGCGAGCCCATTCTTCGTACATTTGCGAAGGTGCTTCGACGAAGTCGAGTTCGACGTTGGTGCCGGCTTGCGCCACATATTTGGTGTGCGACAACACGCCGTGCAAGACGTGGCCGAATTCATGCACCAGGGTTTCCAGTTCGTCGCTGTTCAAGCCGTTGCGATCCAGGTTGGTGACCAGGGTAGAGATCGGCGTGCGGTGGGCGAAGGTGCTGACGCCACGGGTGCCCCAGGCAGCGGCGTGGCCGTATTTGCCTTCGCGCGGATAGAGGTCGAGATAGATGCCGGCGATGCGTTCTTTGCTCTTGCTATCGATCACATCGTAGTACTGGACTTCCGGATCCCAGACCGGTACTTCGACGCGCTTGAATTCAACGCCGTACAAGGCGCCGGAGACATGCAGGATCCAAGGGACGGCGGCTTCGCTAGGGAAGTATTTACGCAGTGCTTCCTGGTCGACGTTGTAACGTGCCTGCTTGATCTTCTGCTGCCAGTATTCTGCATCCCAGCGGTCCAGCTTGGTATCGGCCAGCGGCGTTTTCAGGGTTTCGGATTTGAAGACGCGCAGCTCTTCTATTTCCTTGCGTTCCAGCTGGGTGACAGCGGTTTGCACTTCCGTCAGGAATTTTTCCACGGTTTGCGGATTCTTGACCATTCGTCGTCGGGTCACTAGGTCGGCATAGCTTGGCAAGCCGAACAGGCCGGCCATTTCGTGGCGCAGGTCCATCGCCTGTTTCAGGATGTCCAGGTTCTTTGGCGTACCGTGGTTGGTGAAGGCAATCTGGTAGCGGCGGCGGGCGTCGCTGTTGTCGGCAGATTCCATGAACGGCTTGTAATCCGGGTATTCGAATCCGAGCAGGTAGTTGCCTTTATCGTCGCGCTTGGCGCGGGCCAGATAAGCGGCAGGCATGCCTTGCAGTTCAGCCGGAGTGAATGTGAGTTTCTGGTTGTTGTCGCGGATGTTGCGCGCGAATTCCTGGCTCAGCTCGCCCAGCTTGTCGAGGATTTCCTTCATGCGCGCACGCTTTTCCGGCGGCAGGGAAACGCCGGTGTCGTCAAAGCTGTAGAGGATATCCTGGCGCAGTTTTTGTTCGATCGGGTCGGTCGGCTGGATGGCTTTGAAGCGGGCGTACAGCTTTTCGCTTTGCAGCAGGTCGGTGGCGAACTTGTTGGTTTCGATCAGGCAGGCTTCGGTGGTGCTGCGGACTTTTGCATCAGGCGAAACGTTGTTGAGGATGTCGACCGGGCCTTGCAGGTCTTCCAGTGCGATTTGCAGGTCGTTCCATTCGGTCAGCACTTTCTTGCTGTCTTTGGCATGCGCCGGCGGTAACTTCTCCAGCATGGTGACACGCTTGCGCAGGCCGTCCAGGGTGCTGCTGCAGAGAGTAGGGATTTCATCTGCCTTGAGCAGCGGAATCAACGGTCGTTGCGTACCTTGGGCGATTGCCTGGTTCATCATCAGCGTGAAGAACGCTGTGGTGACCGGCAAGAAAAGTGATGATGTTTTCATGCATTACCTCAAATAGGGGCTCGGTAAAAATTAACGGTTATCGGATAAGCGGGCGGGCGACTGTCCCGCCCCGCAGTGTTTTCGCTGTGTTTTATTTTGCAGTACGTTTTTCGATATCGAAATACATCCATTCGGTAGGCATGACCGGATGCTTCTTGTAGCCGATGACACGTGGTTGCGCGATCATGTTGCGATAGCGGGCATAGCCGATGCGCGAGGGTGAGTCGACTTCCAGGATGCGCGCCATCTTGTGATACAGCAGGTCGCGTTCGGGGCCGGCCGGCAATTTCTGCGAGGCGGCGTAGAGCTTGTCGTATTCAGGAATCTTGACGCAGCCATTGTTGTTCTGGCCGACGTTCGGGCCGTAGAACAGTTGCATGAAGTTGTCGCCGTCCGGATAGTCGGCAATCCATGGTGCGGTGCGGGTTTGCAGCTGGCACTCTTTTTCCGCCTTGAGCAGGTCGGGGAAAGTCTTCAGGTCGCCGACCATGCGGATGTGGATCGTGTCGTAAGTCTTTTTCCACATTTCCGATTGCTGCTGGCCGTTGGAGTCGGCGCGGGCCGAGTAGCGTATCGTCAGCGGTTTGCCGTCCGGCAGGGTGCGGTAGCCGTCCTTGCCGATCTTGTAGCCGAACTTGTCGAGCAGGGCGTTGGCGACTTCCGGTTCGTACTGGATGCTGCTCTTGTAGTCCGGGTCATAGCCGACTACGCCAGGCGGGATCGGGTATTCCAGCGGGATGCCTTCGTCGTTCCAGACGACCTTGAGTTCTTCGCGGACATTGTGCGCCATGGCGATGGCGCGGCGCAGGGCGATTTTCTCTTTACTCATGCCGCCCAGTATCGGGTCTTGCATGTTCCAGTAGAAATAGCTGATTTCAGGATCGACGATGCGCGACAGTTGCACGCCTTTTTTAACGAACTCAGGTTTCAGTTTGCCGCCGGACAGGACTTGCGGCGCCAGCGGACCTTGCAATTCGGTGATGTCGACTTCATCGCCTTCGAACGCCAGCAGGCGCGACTGGTCTTCGACCATCACGCTGATTTCAACGCGGCCGATTTGCGGCATGCGCTTGCCCTTCATCTTGGCGACGATGGCGGCATCGCCAGGATCGGTGCTAGGCGCGAAATCCCAGGTATAGCCGCGGTAATCGGGATTGGCGGTCAACACCATGCGCGAGCCGCGAATCCATTGGCTCAGGATGTAAGGACCGGTGCCGACCGGATGGCCCATCACGGTACCTTGGGCGTCGCGGTATTTCTCGATCACTTCACGAGCCACTGCGCTGGTTGGCTGATGCGCCAGGATCATGCCGAGATTGAAGTCAGGCTGCTTCAAATGGATGCGCAAGGTGTAGCGGTCCAGCAGTTCGAAGCCGGAGACATTGGCGTCGTAGTTGAAATGGCCGGTTTTCTTGGCTTGCTCCGCTACTTCGTCGAGACCGACGACTTTGCCTTCCAGCAGCCAGGTTTGCGGCGAGGCGAGTTGCGGGTCGAACAGGCGTTTCCACGAATAGACGAAATCGGCCATGGTCAGTTCGCGCTTCTTGCCGTTGAACACAGGATCATCGGCGAAGTAGATGCCTTTTTTCAGGCGGATCGTGTAAGTCATGCCGTCGGTGCTGACTTCCGGCAGGGCTGCCGCTGCCGAAGGCATCAGCTTGGCCGGACGGGCCAGGTATTCGTAGGCGAACAGTGTTTCAAATACCGATTGATTCACCAACTGCGAATACAGGTCGCGCGTCACGGCCGGATCAAAACCGGTTTCCGGCGCCACGAACACAAAGCGCAATACCTTGTCGGGATCAGCTGGCGAAATCGGCGCTGCCGCAGCCGATGCATGCATCGGCAAGGCGCACGTCAAACAGGCAACCAATATCCCGCGTAACCAAAGCGAGTTCATACCATTTGTCTCCTTCATCAATCTCTAGCTAAATCGGAACTGCGGCAGGCCGATCGGGCTTGCCGGAGCAGGGTGTCTTGTTAATTGCTAAATAGGCGGCTTAATGTTTGTCGACGTCGATGTACTGCCATTCGGCGTGCAGGATCGGGTGCTTCTTGAAACCCTTGACCCATGGCCGAACCAGCCAGTTACGAATTCTGCCGGTGTTCAATGCCCAGGCGGTATCCGCTTCGACTTGCCGATTCATTTGCTGGTAAATCTGATTGCGTTCCGGGCCGAGGGGTAGGGCCATGGCTTTTACATAGAGCGCATCATATGCGGGCGATTGATAGCAGCCGTGGTTGCCGTGGCCGGCATTTGGACCATATAGCAATTGCAGGAAATTTTCCGCTTCAGGGTAGTCTGCATTCCAAGCCGCACCCCACATCATGAGTTCGCAGGAGGTGGCGGCTTTCAGATTGTCTGCAAAATTACTGACGATGAATTTTGTCTTGATCCCGATCAGGTCCAGTCCGCGTTTCCATAATTCTGATACTTCCTGGTTAATTCCACCTTGATTGCTGGTGTATTTCAGGAGCAGGGGCGAACCGTCAGGCATGGTCCGATAGCCGTCGGCGCCGCGTTTGTAACCGAAGTGATCAAGTAATTTGTTTGCGAGCGCGGGATTGTAATCAATGCTGCTGCGATACTTTGGATCGTAACCGCCAACTCCCGGCGCAATGATCATTTCCAGTTTGGTAGCCTGCCCGCTGCGCAGCAGCGTTGCTTCTTCTTTGTTGTTATACGCCATCGTTATTGCACGCCGCAGTGCGATTTTGTCATTGGTATAACCGCCAATGACCGGATCTTTCATATTCAGAACGGTGTAGGTGATGCCGGCGTCGATAACCCGTTGTAACTGTATGCCTTGCTCGGCATAGTCGGGCTTGAGCTTTTCGCCGTCTATTGCGCTGAACGCTGCGACTTCAGGTATTTTATCGAAATCGATCTGCTTGCCTTGGAATGCCAGCCAGCGTGACTGGTTCTCTTCGATGATGCTGATTTCGACCCGACCCACCTGCGGCATTCTCTTGCCCTGCATGTCTTTGATGATTTTCTGGTCGATAGCGTCGCCGGAAGATTTGAAGTCCCAGGTAAAGCCGCGGTACTCCGGATTAGCAGCCAGAATGATTTTGCTGCGCGGGACATACTTCTCCAGCATGTATGGGCCGGTACCGACAGGATGTTGGCCGGTTTGCTGGCCATAAGCATCGATCGCCTCGTGGGCTACTGCGCCGAAGGCGGAGTAGGCGACAACGTTCAAGAAGTTGTAGTCCTTGGCGTTCAGGACCACTTTCAGTGTGTATCGGTCGGGGGCTTGCAGGCCTGCGATCGGGGTTTCATAGTTGAAATGGCCGGTTTTTTGAGCCTGTGCGGCCAGTTCGTCAAGTCCGACTATTTTCCCGGCAATAAAATTCGCAGACGGAGAGCGGTTTTTAGGGTCAAGAACACGCTTAAAGGTGTAAATATAATCTTCTGCAGTCAGCTCCCTGCGTACGCCCTTGAAAGCAAGATCTGGCGAGAAGTAAATGCCCTTTTTGATGTGGAAGGTATAGGTCTTGCCATCCTCGCTGATCTCCGGCATCGCTTCCGCTGTCTCGGTGACCAATTTGGCTGGCCGCGCCAGGTAGTCATAGGTAAGCAGGGTTTCAAATATGACTTCGCTGACCCAGCCCGAATAGAAGTTCTGTGTACGTACCATGTCGAAGCCATCGTCGGCAGCTTCAAATGCGTTGCGTATCACTTTTGTCGGATCTGCTGGATTTGTGCCGGCATGCGCGCTGGGGACGGAGCCCGCAAATGCTGCAAGAACCAGCATTTGTCCTATCAATACTTTTTTGATGCTGACTAAATTCGATAATTGTCGGTGCATTTTTTATTGCCTTTTGAGCAGGTAGTTATTCTCTATATGTGCCTAAGATGGCTTATCTTTAGCTCAAAATAGTGTCATTTCCAATGACGTCGTACATTATGGCGGGTAGCGAATGTGCGACTTTTACTTTTTTAACTGGGTAATACTTGGCTATCCATTAAGATTGAATAGTGTATGCCTGCTCTGTCTAATTGAAACCTGTTCATGTGGGTTGTCTCCTGTTTTAGCTACTTTTACGGCCGTTGACGGCCTTGTGTTCCAGGTTAAGGCGGCATACTACAGAATCCCGTGCAAAAAGATAGATACGCCGTTAGATAATCTATCAGTGTTTTTCAACATCGAGATATTCCCAGTCGGCCTGCAGGATTGGATGACGCTTGAAACCCTTGATCCAAGGCCGGATCATCCAGTTGCGCAAACGCGACGTTGATAGCACCCAGGCAGTATCGGCTTCCATCTGGCGACTCATGTCAATGTATAGCTGGTTGCGTTCCGGTCCTGGCGGCAAAGCCTTAGCCTTGACGTACAGGGCATCGTAAGCGGGCGAACTATAACAACCGTTATTCCCCTGTCCCACATTGGGGCCGTAAAGCAGTTGCATGAAGTTATCCCCTTCCGGATAGTCCGCTGTCCATGATCCGTTCCACATCATCAGTTTGCATTCAGTTGCCGCCTTCAGGTTGTCGGCAAAATTGCTTACCTTGAAATTGGCGCGAATGCCGATCTTGTCGAGTCCGCGCTTCCATATTTCCGAGAAAACCGTACTGATCGCGCTTGCTTCTGTTGCGATATCCAAGGTCAGAGGTTTGCCATCTGGCAGGGTACGGTAACCATCGGCGCCACGCTTATAGCCAAAGTGGTCTAGCAATTTGTTTGCCAGCACCGGATCGTAGGAGATGCTGTTGCGGTAGTTTGGATCATGTCCAATGACGCCTTCCGGGATCGCCATTTCGGCTTTTACCGCCAAGCCGAGGCGCGCCTGGGTTATCTCATCCTTGATGCTGTAAGACATCGCGATTGCGCGCCTCAGAGCAATTTTTTCAAGACTGGTGCCGCCGATCAGGGGATCTTTGAAGTTCAAGAAGGTATAGACGACGCCAGGTTCGGTCACGGTGTCCAGGCGAATGCCTTCATCGATAAAGGACTGCTTGAGTTTGTTCCCGTCCAAAACTGTTGGCGCCGCAGCCTGCGGCAGGAAGTCAAAGTCCAGTTGTTTACCCTGGAAGGCTAGCCAGCGCGATTGTTCTTCTTCGATGATGTTGATTTCAACGCGGCCGACCTGTGGCATTTTCTTGCCCTTCATGTCGTGTACCAGCTGATCGTCCCATGCGGATCCAGACGATTTGAAATCCCAGATATAGCCGCGGTACTCAGGATTGGCGACCAGCACGATTTTACTGCGTGGTACATATTCCTGCAGCATGTAAGGGCCGGTGCCGACCGGATGCGCCGGTGTGCGATCACCGTAGGTGTCGATGACTTCGTGTGCCTGAGCGCCTAATGAAATAAACGCCATGATGTACAGGAAGTTGTAGTCGGGCTCCTTGAGCGTGATCTGTAAGGTGTAGCGGTCGGGAGTCTTCAAACCCGCCAGCGGCGCATCGTAGTCAAAATGGCCGCTTTTCATAGCCGCTGCGATTAATTCATCCATGCCAAGAATCTTGCCTTGCAAGACGTTGGCTGAGGGCGATCGATTCTTTGGATCGAGGAAGCGCTTGAAAGTGTAGGCGTAATCCTGAGCGGTCAGCTCTCTACGAATGCCCTTGAATGCAGGATCAGGAGCGAAATAAATTCCCTTTTTAATGTGGAAGACATAGGTCTTGCCGCCATCGCTGACTTCCGGCATAGCCTCCGCAGTTCCTGGTACCAGCTTGGCCGGACGGGCAAGATAATCATAGGTCAGCAAGCGCTCGAAAATGGCTTCGCTTATCCAGGCGGAATAGGCGTTATACGTGCGCACCATATCAAAACCATCATCCGCAGCCTGCAACGCCACACGCACCACTTTGGACGGATCCGCCGGATTGTTGCCAGCTTGAGCAGGAAATGCTGCACCTGCGATACAACTAATGAGCATTATTGGTGCAATGCACGATTGCTTTATTTGCTTAAAGTTCCACATAATCCCGTCTCTATTTTCTTGCCTCTCGGCAGCTAAAGGTTTCGCATTTTAGGCCGAAAATGGCTTGGATACCGCGCTAAATCGACCTCTATGTATTTGCTTATACCCATATGCGTATTTGTTATTTGGCGTATATAAGCAACAGTTCGCAGGCGTTGCCCAAATTAAATGCTGTTTTTATTTTTTTTAGGATACACTATTTTAGCTGCATTAAAACTTGTGGCATATTTTTTGCTTGTAGCTGTTCGCGAGAATATTCTTGGCAAACAATCACAAATTGGGTTCAGGGAAACGCTCGTGCAGTAATGTTTTACACGCGAAAAAAATCTGCTTTTTGGTCGTTGTTGTGCAAAAGATTTTTGACGCATCGCTCAGAAGGCGATTAACAAATCGTACTTAGATTTACTACAAAAACTTAAATTTCAACTCTAACTTTTACCCATAGGGAGTTTGGTTATGATGAAGGAACGGGGATTGCCACGTTCGCTGCGACTGATGTTTTCAGGCGGCGTAGCTGTGGGGCTAGGTCTGTTGGCCCACTCAGTGCAGGCGCAGGAGACAAAGACGGACGATTCACCGCAGCAAATACAACGGGTCGAAATTACTGGCTCGTCAATCAAACGAATCAACAAGGAAGGTGCGCTGCCAGTGCAGACACTGACCCAGGACGATATCGCAAAGACTGGCGCCACCAGCGTTGCCGATCTGGTCCAGGCTTTACCTTCGATGCAGGGCTTCGTCCCGCAATCGAGTTCGGTCAACGGTAGCGGTGGTGGCTTGGAAACAGCTTCCATCCACGGCATTGGCTCAGCGTACACATTGGTGCTGCTGAACGGCCGCCGAATCGCGCGCTCGCAGGATTCCGCGGTCAATCTGGCCAGCATCCCGCTGTCTGCTGTCGAACGTGTTGAAATCCTGACCGACGGCGCTTCCGCACTATACGGTTCCGATGCGATTGGCGGCGTGGTCAACTTCATTTTGAAAAAGAACTCGACCGACCTTACAGTCACAGGCGGCTACAATTCGCCCCTCAAGTCTGGCGGCAAGAGCTATAACGTCGGCATTACCAAAGGTTTTGGTGATCTGGACAAGGATGGCTACAACGTCATGCTGTCTTACAGCCACGACGAACAGGCCAACCTGGAGGCGAGCCAGCGCAGTTTTTCCAATTCCGGCCTGGTACCGTTCAGCGTAGGCGGCCAGCAATACTCGCTATACCAGCTGAGCAGCTACACGGCACCAGCTGGCGTGACGCTGAAAAGTAACGGCGGCAACACCGTAACGCAGTTCTCGCCCAATTATCTGCAAACCGGCCATTGCGCGCCGAACACTTTCCTGTCCGGCCAGTATTGCAAATACAATTACGCGTCGACAGTGGAGCTGATTCCGAAATCGACACGCGACAGCTTTGTGGCATCCGGTAATTTCAAGCTCAATAGCA from the Collimonas arenae genome contains:
- a CDS encoding ABC transporter ATP-binding protein, with the protein product MDSTNQNQQDNAQPLLRVRDLRVSFRSDKKTMVETVKGISFDIPRNTTVALVGESGSGKSVSSLAVMGLLPKDNSSIAPTSVIEFEGRNLLAMSLEERRDMCGKEISMIFQEPMTSLNPVFTVGFQIGEVLQLHMGMNPKQARARAIALLEEVGIPSPATKIDAYPSQMSGGQQQRVMIAMAIACEPKLLIADEPTTALDVTIQKQIIDLIEALRKRHKMSVLFITHDLALVGEIADEVIVMRHGEVREKGDVRQIFEAPQDPYTKALLMCRPSLDTRPWRLPVISDYMNGHNGADLDLRERTRGCSGQEDTLLDVRNLGKSFYFREGLFGRKEFKAVQDVSFKLARGKTLGVVGESGSGKTTVGLTLMRLHQATAGQALFEGKDIIGMSNKDFMAYKRRIQIIFQNPYASLNPRFTIGQILLEPMRIHQIGSNDEERTEMAMQLLQKVGLPQQAYHRYPHEFSGGQRQRIAIARCLTLRPEILVCDESVSALDVSVQAQVLNLLQDLQEEFGMSYVFISHDLSVVKYLADQVMVMHQGKVVELANSDELYHNPTHAYTRQLLSAIPRGLQN
- a CDS encoding ABC transporter permease, producing the protein MTQSIHSAPTQAAPATTVALNTAATGAHSPGLWALAWRRLRADHVAMAALAVVGLYLVMLALSASGLIASDWSKEVGVNYAPPTFMGAQTDAERGFSDNDAVVEAPPPENPVDPLRDILRDLRKSGTAAAPPPVVANDYGIADPLAAEMAEIRAELAKKGASATLIRKQTLPFGADKWGHDIIKKTIKGAETSIIVGLVSALLAVALGTIFGAVSGYFGGWIDDAFNWFYSIFTSIPYLLLILAVAAVLQQKGVTAIVLILGLTGWTGTYRLIRAEYMKHKSREYVMAADAIGASHWSKMFGHIFPNVSHVSLVQLSISVVGFIKSEVILSFLGFGVPVGVVSWGSMLNEAQNELILGKWWQLAAASIAMAILVTAFSLFTDALRDALDPKLK
- a CDS encoding ABC transporter permease, producing MTAYILRRLWQMLPTMLGVIVLVFFLFNWVGGDPAYILAGKMSNPQQIANIRTQLGIDQPYYIQLWIFIKQIVTFNFGNSWSTGESVANVILTRLGPSMTVLIPLTILETLIAVALALAVAFVRGSKTDRMVMVACTVGMSISILVYIILFQYWFAYKLGMFPVQGWGNHFTENLFHYSLLPILIMLAVSIAPSLRLYRTFVLDEVNQDYVRTARAKGVKERRILWVHVLRNAAIPIITNVMSNLPALLIGAFLIERFFSIPGIGREVILAVERSDFPVIKAITIYVAAATMIFNLLTDLLYQAVDPRVQLK
- a CDS encoding M3 family metallopeptidase, which produces MKTSSLFLPVTTAFFTLMMNQAIAQGTQRPLIPLLKADEIPTLCSSTLDGLRKRVTMLEKLPPAHAKDSKKVLTEWNDLQIALEDLQGPVDILNNVSPDAKVRSTTEACLIETNKFATDLLQSEKLYARFKAIQPTDPIEQKLRQDILYSFDDTGVSLPPEKRARMKEILDKLGELSQEFARNIRDNNQKLTFTPAELQGMPAAYLARAKRDDKGNYLLGFEYPDYKPFMESADNSDARRRYQIAFTNHGTPKNLDILKQAMDLRHEMAGLFGLPSYADLVTRRRMVKNPQTVEKFLTEVQTAVTQLERKEIEELRVFKSETLKTPLADTKLDRWDAEYWQQKIKQARYNVDQEALRKYFPSEAAVPWILHVSGALYGVEFKRVEVPVWDPEVQYYDVIDSKSKERIAGIYLDLYPREGKYGHAAAWGTRGVSTFAHRTPISTLVTNLDRNGLNSDELETLVHEFGHVLHGVLSHTKYVAQAGTNVELDFVEAPSQMYEEWARRKESLTLLAGFCKTACPTIDDALLARLTAAHNYGRGIRYARQLLYASYDMTIHNDKADKEQPLAVWQQMEGATPLGYVPGTEFPGQFGHLMGGYAAGYYGYMWSEVLALDMLSRYNGKLMNPEVGHLYRQDILSRGAEKPAGEMVSSFLGREPNSKAFFDEISGQRLH
- a CDS encoding ABC transporter substrate-binding protein; amino-acid sequence: MNSLWLRGILVACLTCALPMHASAAAAPISPADPDKVLRFVFVAPETGFDPAVTRDLYSQLVNQSVFETLFAYEYLARPAKLMPSAAAALPEVSTDGMTYTIRLKKGIYFADDPVFNGKKRELTMADFVYSWKRLFDPQLASPQTWLLEGKVVGLDEVAEQAKKTGHFNYDANVSGFELLDRYTLRIHLKQPDFNLGMILAHQPTSAVAREVIEKYRDAQGTVMGHPVGTGPYILSQWIRGSRMVLTANPDYRGYTWDFAPSTDPGDAAIVAKMKGKRMPQIGRVEISVMVEDQSRLLAFEGDEVDITELQGPLAPQVLSGGKLKPEFVKKGVQLSRIVDPEISYFYWNMQDPILGGMSKEKIALRRAIAMAHNVREELKVVWNDEGIPLEYPIPPGVVGYDPDYKSSIQYEPEVANALLDKFGYKIGKDGYRTLPDGKPLTIRYSARADSNGQQQSEMWKKTYDTIHIRMVGDLKTFPDLLKAEKECQLQTRTAPWIADYPDGDNFMQLFYGPNVGQNNNGCVKIPEYDKLYAASQKLPAGPERDLLYHKMARILEVDSPSRIGYARYRNMIAQPRVIGYKKHPVMPTEWMYFDIEKRTAK
- a CDS encoding ABC transporter substrate-binding protein gives rise to the protein MLVLAAFAGSVPSAHAGTNPADPTKVIRNAFEAADDGFDMVRTQNFYSGWVSEVIFETLLTYDYLARPAKLVTETAEAMPEISEDGKTYTFHIKKGIYFSPDLAFKGVRRELTAEDYIYTFKRVLDPKNRSPSANFIAGKIVGLDELAAQAQKTGHFNYETPIAGLQAPDRYTLKVVLNAKDYNFLNVVAYSAFGAVAHEAIDAYGQQTGQHPVGTGPYMLEKYVPRSKIILAANPEYRGFTWDFKSSGDAIDQKIIKDMQGKRMPQVGRVEISIIEENQSRWLAFQGKQIDFDKIPEVAAFSAIDGEKLKPDYAEQGIQLQRVIDAGITYTVLNMKDPVIGGYTNDKIALRRAITMAYNNKEEATLLRSGQATKLEMIIAPGVGGYDPKYRSSIDYNPALANKLLDHFGYKRGADGYRTMPDGSPLLLKYTSNQGGINQEVSELWKRGLDLIGIKTKFIVSNFADNLKAATSCELMMWGAAWNADYPEAENFLQLLYGPNAGHGNHGCYQSPAYDALYVKAMALPLGPERNQIYQQMNRQVEADTAWALNTGRIRNWLVRPWVKGFKKHPILHAEWQYIDVDKH